A region of Heteronotia binoei isolate CCM8104 ecotype False Entrance Well chromosome 2, APGP_CSIRO_Hbin_v1, whole genome shotgun sequence DNA encodes the following proteins:
- the LOC132567803 gene encoding c-Myc-binding protein-like, whose translation MCMLAGTSAVEAADREALLANSKAADSKWEEFRHYLEKSGVMDTLTKVLVALYEEPEKPNCTLDFLKHRLGAAVAPENPEIEALRLEVAEAKEKYKAVLEENKRLKAKLIQYEPPQEEKRGE comes from the coding sequence ATGTGCATGTTGGCCGGCACAAGTGCAGTCGAGGCTGCCGATAGGGAAGCACTGCTGGCGAACAGCAAGGCCGCTGACTCCAAGTGGGAAGAGTTCCGGCACTACTTGGAAAAGTCGGGGGTGATGGACACACTCACCAAAGTCTTGGtcgccctgtacgaagagcccgaGAAGCCCAACTGCACCCTTGACTTCCTGAAGCACCGCTTGGGGGCAGCTGTGGCACCAGAGAACCCTGAAATTGAGGCCCTGCGGCTGGAAGTGGCTGAGGCGAAAGAGAAGTACAAAGCGGTACTGGAAGAGAACAAGAGGCTTAAGGCAAAGCTGATTCAATATGAACCACCTCAGGAAGAGAAACGGGGAGAATAA